A DNA window from Methylobacterium sp. NMS14P contains the following coding sequences:
- a CDS encoding NADH:ubiquinone oxidoreductase subunit NDUFA12: MALKDTLLRIFTWWNGQTVSVALQTARTGIFVGEDEFGNKYYKAEGALIDRSVGSERRWVVYNGYADASKVPPGWRGWLCHNVDVAPSEENYQAKAWQKPHIENQTGTANAYRPAGSQLSWGQRPAATGDYVSWTPGE, encoded by the coding sequence ATGGCGCTGAAGGACACTTTGCTGCGCATCTTCACGTGGTGGAACGGTCAGACCGTCTCCGTCGCGCTCCAGACCGCGCGCACCGGCATCTTCGTCGGCGAGGACGAGTTCGGGAACAAGTACTATAAGGCGGAAGGCGCGCTGATCGACCGCTCGGTGGGCTCGGAGCGCCGCTGGGTCGTCTATAACGGCTACGCCGACGCCTCGAAGGTGCCGCCCGGCTGGCGCGGCTGGCTCTGCCACAACGTCGACGTCGCGCCGAGCGAGGAGAACTACCAGGCGAAGGCCTGGCAGAAGCCGCATATCGAGAACCAGACCGGCACCGCGAACGCGTACCGGCCGGCTGGCTCGCAGCTCTCCTGGGGCCAGCGGCCGGCGGCGACCGGCGACTACGTGTCCTGGACGCCGGGCGAGTAG
- a CDS encoding DUF2155 domain-containing protein, giving the protein MSRIFALARRALAPGLALLVCAGPAAADKIKNPTAVFSGLDKITGRIVNFEVAVDETVQFGALQLTPRVCYTRPPTESAKTTAFLEVDEVTLDNKYRRIFTGWMFASSPGLHAIEHPIYDVWLVDCKGGSDVIAEAKEQEDVPAVAAKPERAKRPGKDATKTAQQLNANGQVDVEAPRGVPVQPRQKPSRKFFPSNEGPAPAPPPQQQPQNLFDALFR; this is encoded by the coding sequence TTGAGCCGCATCTTCGCCCTCGCACGCCGCGCGCTCGCCCCGGGCCTCGCGCTCCTCGTCTGCGCCGGCCCCGCCGCCGCCGACAAGATCAAGAACCCGACCGCGGTGTTCTCCGGCCTCGACAAGATCACCGGCCGGATCGTCAATTTCGAGGTGGCGGTCGACGAGACCGTGCAGTTCGGCGCCCTGCAGCTCACCCCGCGGGTCTGCTACACGCGGCCGCCGACCGAGAGCGCCAAGACCACGGCGTTCCTGGAGGTCGACGAGGTCACCCTCGACAACAAGTACCGCCGGATCTTCACCGGCTGGATGTTCGCGTCGAGCCCCGGCCTGCACGCGATCGAGCACCCGATCTACGACGTCTGGCTGGTCGACTGTAAGGGCGGCAGCGACGTGATCGCCGAGGCCAAGGAGCAGGAGGACGTGCCGGCCGTGGCGGCCAAGCCCGAGAGGGCGAAGCGCCCCGGCAAGGACGCGACCAAGACCGCCCAGCAGCTCAACGCCAACGGGCAGGTGGACGTGGAGGCGCCGCGCGGCGTGCCGGTGCAGCCCCGCCAGAAGCCCTCGCGCAAGTTCTTCCCGTCGAACGAGGGCCCGGCGCCGGCCCCGCCGCCGCAGCAGCAGCCGCAGAACCTGTTCGACGCGCTGTTCCGCTGA
- a CDS encoding polysaccharide deacetylase family protein, whose product MLSSRAKHRVFASGFRAIQALGADRWLSPAARGLGVILTFHHVSPDPVPAFAPNRLLGITPEFLDLTLRELDARGFEIIGLDAVPERLAEPDYGPPFAVLTFDDGYRDNVQHARPVLARHGAPWTLFVTSGFADQAGRLWWVELERAIARLDRVRIDVGARSLDLPARSPQEKALAFEILYRDLRRGGEADLLDRIAALCRQAGFPPGRLAADLCLSWSELRDLAAEPAVTIGAHTVSHPMLAKHAAAIASREIAEGRARIETELGRPVRHLSYPVGDPTSAGPREFALAREMGFATAVTTRPGHLFAEHAGHLQALPRVSVNGCHQTRAALAGLLSGVPFLAWNRGRRVNVA is encoded by the coding sequence ATGCTGTCTTCGCGTGCCAAGCATCGGGTCTTCGCGTCCGGCTTCCGCGCGATTCAGGCCCTCGGGGCGGACCGCTGGCTCAGCCCCGCGGCCCGCGGCCTCGGCGTGATCCTCACCTTCCATCACGTCAGCCCCGACCCGGTGCCAGCCTTCGCGCCGAACCGACTGCTCGGCATCACCCCGGAGTTCCTCGACCTGACGTTGCGCGAACTCGACGCCCGCGGCTTCGAGATCATCGGCCTCGATGCGGTCCCGGAGCGGCTGGCCGAGCCGGATTACGGGCCGCCCTTCGCGGTCCTGACCTTCGATGACGGCTACCGCGACAACGTTCAGCACGCCCGTCCCGTACTGGCCCGCCACGGCGCGCCGTGGACGCTGTTCGTCACCAGCGGCTTCGCCGATCAGGCCGGGCGGCTCTGGTGGGTCGAGCTGGAGCGGGCCATCGCGCGCCTGGACCGGGTGCGCATCGACGTCGGCGCGCGCAGCCTCGACCTTCCGGCGCGCAGCCCGCAGGAGAAGGCGCTGGCCTTCGAGATCCTGTACCGCGACCTGCGCCGCGGCGGCGAGGCGGACCTTCTCGACCGGATCGCCGCCCTGTGCCGGCAGGCCGGCTTCCCGCCCGGGCGACTCGCCGCCGATCTGTGCCTGTCCTGGTCGGAGCTGCGCGACCTCGCCGCCGAGCCGGCCGTCACCATCGGCGCGCACACGGTCAGCCACCCGATGCTGGCCAAGCACGCCGCCGCGATCGCATCGCGCGAGATCGCCGAGGGTCGCGCGCGGATCGAGACGGAACTCGGGCGACCGGTGCGGCACCTCTCCTACCCGGTGGGGGACCCGACCTCCGCCGGTCCGCGGGAATTCGCCCTGGCGCGGGAGATGGGCTTCGCGACGGCCGTGACCACGCGACCCGGCCACCTCTTCGCCGAGCATGCCGGGCATCTCCAGGCCCTGCCCCGGGTGTCGGTGAACGGCTGCCACCAGACGCGCGCGGCCCTCGCCGGACTGCTCTCCGGCGTCCCGTTCCTGGCTTGGAATCGCGGGCGGCGCGTCAACGTCGCCTGA
- a CDS encoding GNAT family N-acetyltransferase gives MAVGVQVVGTDMVDARIAGGLVAEIIPDLAAAEALWRRLEAEPASLATPYQRFDWISAYLRTTGQAEGARVAVLRDADGRPRILIPFTLQREHGLRLARTVGDTHANYHLPLFATRDAAAIAPGSIVAALIRAGRADGIDAFVLKHQPRMWDGAANPLAATGEAEASDAYGLMLGPDPEATVRRVFSADSRKKLRSKEKRLVEAHGPIVYRRAETADEAARLLAAFFAQKAARFAGMGVSDPYADPAIRAFLTAAATGAEPAVELYALCLAESGRVLATFGGAVSERRFSGMMTAFDGDPEIARYSPGDLLLQHLVRDQTARGRQGFDLGVGEARYKASICDETIGLVETIIPVTLRGRTYGALRRALTRTKRRIKRDPRLYAALKRLRTLRRW, from the coding sequence ATGGCGGTCGGTGTCCAGGTGGTGGGAACGGACATGGTCGATGCGCGCATCGCCGGGGGCCTCGTCGCGGAGATCATCCCGGACCTCGCCGCGGCCGAGGCGCTCTGGCGGCGCCTCGAGGCCGAGCCGGCGAGCCTCGCCACGCCCTACCAGCGGTTCGACTGGATCAGCGCCTACCTGCGAACGACCGGTCAGGCCGAGGGCGCGCGCGTCGCGGTCCTGCGGGACGCGGACGGACGGCCGCGCATCCTCATCCCGTTCACGCTTCAGCGGGAGCACGGCCTGCGCCTCGCGCGTACGGTCGGCGACACCCACGCCAACTATCACTTGCCGCTCTTCGCTACCCGCGACGCGGCGGCCATCGCGCCCGGCAGCATCGTGGCGGCCCTGATCCGCGCCGGCCGCGCCGACGGGATCGACGCCTTCGTGCTGAAGCATCAGCCCCGGATGTGGGACGGGGCGGCGAACCCGCTCGCCGCGACCGGCGAGGCGGAGGCCAGCGACGCCTACGGCCTCATGCTCGGCCCGGACCCGGAGGCGACCGTGCGCCGGGTGTTCAGCGCGGATTCGCGCAAGAAGCTGCGCTCCAAGGAGAAGCGCCTCGTGGAGGCGCACGGCCCGATCGTCTACCGCCGCGCCGAGACCGCCGACGAGGCGGCGCGCCTGCTGGCGGCGTTCTTCGCGCAGAAAGCCGCCCGCTTCGCCGGCATGGGCGTCTCAGACCCCTACGCCGATCCCGCGATCCGGGCTTTCCTGACGGCAGCGGCGACCGGCGCCGAGCCCGCGGTGGAGCTGTACGCCCTCTGCCTCGCCGAGAGCGGCCGCGTCCTCGCGACCTTCGGCGGCGCCGTCAGTGAGCGGCGCTTCAGCGGCATGATGACGGCGTTCGACGGCGACCCGGAGATCGCCCGATACAGCCCCGGCGACCTGCTGCTGCAGCATCTGGTGCGCGACCAGACCGCGCGCGGGCGGCAGGGCTTCGATCTCGGCGTCGGCGAGGCCCGCTACAAGGCCAGCATCTGCGACGAGACGATCGGCCTCGTCGAGACGATCATTCCGGTCACGCTCCGGGGCCGGACCTACGGCGCCCTTCGCCGCGCCTTGACCCGCACGAAGCGGCGGATCAAGCGCGACCCGCGCCTCTACGCCGCCCTGAAACGGCTCCGCACCCTGCGCCGGTGGTGA
- a CDS encoding GumC family protein has translation MSTIRQRSTYAVPGSQPRAEEGLGLAQLPRILRRSIGWIIGPTLVVALGASVFVNVVSPRYTGEAKVLLESRDPAFARTAQERGDQLAPIDEQAVASQVQVVMSRDLAREAIRRLKLVGNAEFDPGAGSIGAVQRVLMMLGIGANPLDRPAEDRVLDAYFDHLLVYPAGKSRILTIEFRAKDPKLAAEAANTIAKLYIGSLEADKVDTARYASTWLGGNIDGLRKRVAEAEAKVEAFRAKNGLVGSTGLAGRPLNAQQLGELSSQLSAARSLKADLDGKVKAIKDLIKDGRAFEIPDVANNEVIRRIVENRISVRAQLALESRTLLPAHPRIKELNAQLEDLDAQIKASAERVVRMMENDAKIAGARVESLQAAVDGQQDVVVRGNASEIQLRALEREAKAQREQLESYLGRYREAAARDGEAATPADARIVSRAVTPEVPSFPKKLPIVAFATLLTLMLAVGGVIASALLAESGRAAGDRDGDPVDDRRRREPVLDRPSFTFPEATPAARWSEPSHAAAVATAPAAPVAIRGADTFDLAPLVARIASAPRAPEAQAGRRILIVETEDRRGVATLPEALTRALGREGSLVAVDLNLPNDGTARLGFADLIAGEAAFLDVIQARPDSGQHRIEAGLQDSAVLFDEPDALALTFEAMAEAYDWVICRLHAAPGAVDLLELVAGFMDSVVIASNADAEDPALADLYALAEEAGAGQILVAQDRPAASEVEDARAELRLNAA, from the coding sequence ATGTCCACGATCCGTCAACGCTCGACCTACGCCGTGCCTGGATCCCAGCCGCGCGCCGAGGAGGGTCTCGGCCTCGCGCAGCTGCCGCGGATCCTGCGACGCTCCATCGGCTGGATCATCGGACCGACCCTGGTGGTCGCCCTGGGCGCGAGCGTCTTCGTCAACGTGGTCAGCCCCCGCTACACCGGCGAGGCGAAGGTCCTCCTCGAGAGCCGCGACCCGGCCTTCGCCCGCACCGCGCAGGAGCGCGGCGACCAGCTCGCGCCGATCGACGAGCAGGCGGTCGCGAGCCAGGTGCAGGTCGTGATGTCCCGCGATCTCGCCCGCGAGGCGATCCGCCGGCTCAAGCTCGTCGGCAACGCCGAGTTCGATCCCGGCGCGGGCAGCATCGGCGCCGTCCAGCGCGTGCTGATGATGCTCGGCATCGGCGCCAATCCCCTCGATCGCCCCGCCGAGGACCGGGTGCTCGACGCCTATTTCGATCACCTGCTCGTCTATCCCGCCGGCAAGTCGCGGATCCTCACGATCGAGTTCCGCGCGAAGGACCCGAAGCTCGCGGCCGAGGCCGCCAACACCATCGCGAAGCTCTACATCGGCTCGCTGGAGGCCGATAAGGTCGACACCGCCCGGTACGCCTCCACCTGGCTCGGCGGCAACATCGACGGGCTGCGCAAGCGCGTCGCCGAGGCGGAGGCCAAGGTCGAGGCGTTCCGCGCCAAGAACGGCCTCGTGGGCAGCACCGGCCTGGCCGGTCGGCCGCTCAACGCCCAGCAGCTCGGCGAGCTGTCGAGCCAGCTCTCCGCGGCGCGGAGCCTGAAGGCCGACCTCGACGGCAAGGTGAAGGCCATCAAGGACCTGATCAAGGACGGTCGCGCCTTCGAGATCCCCGACGTCGCCAACAACGAGGTGATCCGCCGGATCGTCGAGAACCGGATCTCGGTGCGCGCGCAGCTCGCCCTCGAGTCGCGGACGCTCCTGCCGGCCCACCCGCGGATCAAGGAGCTGAACGCCCAGCTCGAGGACCTCGACGCCCAGATCAAGGCGTCGGCCGAGCGCGTCGTGCGCATGATGGAGAACGACGCGAAGATCGCCGGCGCCCGGGTCGAGAGCCTCCAGGCCGCCGTGGACGGCCAGCAGGACGTCGTCGTGCGCGGCAACGCCAGCGAGATCCAGCTCCGGGCGCTGGAGCGCGAGGCGAAGGCGCAGCGCGAGCAGCTCGAATCCTATCTCGGCCGCTACCGCGAGGCGGCGGCGCGCGACGGCGAGGCCGCGACGCCCGCCGACGCCCGCATCGTGTCCCGCGCGGTGACGCCCGAGGTCCCGTCTTTCCCGAAGAAGCTGCCGATCGTCGCCTTCGCGACACTTCTGACTCTGATGCTCGCGGTCGGCGGAGTCATCGCCAGCGCGCTGCTCGCCGAATCCGGCCGCGCCGCCGGAGACCGCGACGGCGACCCGGTGGACGATCGCCGGCGCCGCGAGCCGGTGCTGGATCGGCCGTCCTTCACCTTCCCGGAGGCGACACCGGCCGCGCGCTGGTCCGAGCCGTCGCACGCGGCCGCCGTGGCGACGGCGCCCGCCGCGCCGGTCGCGATCCGCGGCGCCGACACGTTCGATCTCGCGCCGCTCGTCGCCCGCATCGCGTCTGCGCCCCGTGCCCCGGAGGCGCAGGCCGGTCGCCGGATCCTGATCGTCGAGACCGAGGACCGGCGCGGCGTCGCGACGCTGCCGGAGGCCCTGACCCGCGCCCTGGGTCGCGAGGGAAGCCTCGTCGCCGTCGACCTCAATCTGCCGAACGACGGCACGGCGCGGCTCGGATTCGCCGACCTCATCGCCGGCGAGGCCGCCTTCCTCGACGTGATCCAGGCCCGCCCGGACAGCGGTCAGCACCGCATCGAGGCGGGGCTTCAGGACTCAGCCGTCCTGTTCGACGAGCCGGATGCCCTGGCGCTGACCTTCGAGGCGATGGCCGAGGCCTACGATTGGGTGATCTGCCGGCTCCACGCCGCGCCGGGAGCCGTCGACCTCCTCGAACTCGTCGCCGGCTTCATGGACAGCGTCGTCATCGCGTCGAACGCCGATGCCGAGGATCCGGCGCTGGCCGACCTCTACGCCCTCGCCGAGGAGGCCGGCGCCGGCCAGATTCTGGTGGCGCAGGATCGTCCGGCCGCGTCGGAAGTCGAGGACGCCCGGGCGGAGCTGCGCCTCAACGCCGCCTAG
- a CDS encoding polysaccharide biosynthesis/export family protein, protein MVMNRRALLLALGSTLALGGCLRPSFRTDQLDATGTGSIAARYTLAAGDKLRVIVFGQDNLSNIYAVDGAGRIAMPLIGTVQVGGQTTAQAAKAIEAKLASGFVREPHVTVEVDAYRPFYILGEVTTSGQYPFVNGMTVETAVAIAAGFGPRAARDYAVLTRDAGGSLISGIVPMTYAVRPGDTIVIKERFF, encoded by the coding sequence ATGGTGATGAACCGGCGCGCTCTGCTCCTCGCACTCGGCTCGACTCTGGCGCTCGGCGGTTGCCTGCGACCGAGCTTCCGCACTGACCAGCTCGATGCCACCGGCACCGGCTCGATCGCGGCGCGGTACACGCTGGCGGCCGGCGACAAGCTCCGGGTGATCGTGTTCGGCCAGGACAACCTGTCCAACATCTACGCGGTCGACGGCGCCGGGCGCATCGCCATGCCGCTGATCGGGACCGTGCAGGTCGGCGGCCAGACGACGGCCCAGGCGGCCAAGGCGATCGAGGCCAAGCTCGCGAGCGGCTTCGTGCGCGAGCCGCACGTCACCGTGGAGGTGGACGCCTACCGGCCGTTCTACATCCTCGGGGAGGTGACGACGTCCGGCCAGTACCCGTTCGTCAACGGCATGACCGTCGAGACGGCGGTCGCGATCGCGGCCGGCTTCGGGCCCCGAGCCGCGCGGGATTACGCTGTCCTGACGCGCGATGCCGGCGGCTCGCTGATCTCCGGGATCGTGCCGATGACCTACGCGGTCCGACCGGGCGACACGATCGTCATCAAGGAACGGTTCTTCTGA